ACGGCGACGGGGTGGGCGCCCACGACTGGCTCACCTACCGGTCCGGGCGCATGTTCGGCGGGTTCGTCTACGGCGGCACCGGCGCTGGCAAGGGCATCCTGCTGGCGCTACTGCAGCTGGCCTGGCGGGCCTCGGGGGTCACCGCGGTGTGGACCCTGGACGGCTCGGAGGCCGGGGACTCCTACAAGGGCGACCTGGTCGACTACGCCGACTGGGACCGCACCCACGGCCCCGGACAGGCCCGCCAGGCCCTGGAGGCCGCCTACGCGCTGATGTGCGACCGCGGGCTGGGCACCCGCAAGGGCGAGTTCATCCCCACCCCGGAGGACCCAGGGCTGGTCCTGATCCTGGACGAGTGCCACAACCTGCTCACTAACGACGAGAACCGCGACTACCCGCCCGGGGACTTCCGGCGCTGGTCCAACACCAAGCTGGCCAGCGAGATCGCGCGCCGCGGCGGCAAGTGCGGGGTGGTGGTGGTGCTGGCCACCCAGGACGCCACCCTGAAGGCCTTCGGCGGCGACAACGTGCTGCGCAACTCGATCCTGCAGGGCAACTGCCTGATCATGCGCGGGGAGAAGGGCGCCGCCAGCCTGCTCAACGCCAAGGTCAACGCCGCCGCGCTGCAGTCCGGCGGCGGCTACGCCTACGCGGTGGCCACCACCGACGAGTCCGGAAAGGAGATCAGCCGCGCGGCCGTGCTGCGCTGCGGCTACATCCACCACGACGACTACCCGCACTACTTCGGCCAGCTGGGCGATGTGCGGTTGGGCGGCGCGGCGCGGCGCATCGTCGACGACTACACCGCAGGCGACTACTCCGCGGCGGCCGAGACCTCGGTGGCCGAGATCAAACAGCAGGAGGACGCCCGCCGCGAGGCCTACCTGCGCGGGGAGATGGCGCTGGAGGAGTACCTGCCGCACCTGTTCGGATTGGGGGAGGCCACCGCTTCGGCGCCGCCCGCCGCCGGGGGCGGGGGGCAGGTCCCCGCCGACCTGCTCCCGGGCTCTATGCCCGACATCACCGAGTTCCTGGCGGCGGTGCCCGCGGCCGCCGACATCGACCCTCCGCCGCCCGCACCCGAGCCCCGCCCCGCCCCCCAGCCGCCGCGGGCGGTGCCGGGGCGGCTGCAGGGCGCTCAGGCCGCGGTGTATGCGGCGGTGGCCGCCGGGGCGCACACCACCGCCGAAGTGCTCACCGCCCTGGAGGGCCGGTACTCGCCCTCAGCGATCAAGGGCGCCCTGAAGGCCCTGGCCGAGGGCGGCGACCTGGTCAAGGCCGGCCACGGCCGCTACACCCTGCCCGCCCTCGACCGCGCCGGCTGACCGACACCCCGACACCGACCATGACGCGGGCCCGCACCCAGCAGGGGGCGGGCCCGCCGCCTGTACCCGCCGAGCAAAGGAGAGCCCCGTGCACGACTACGACCTGGACCCGCTGACCGGCTCGCTGCCGGAGGTCACCGCCGCCGAGGTGCTGGCGGTGCGCGCCGACAACGCCCCCGCCGACGCGGTGATCGCCCTGCGGTGGCGCGACGAGCGGGTGATCGTCTGCCCGGTCGGCGACACCGTCGACTGGGCGATGCGCGAGGTCGCCCTGGAGGTGGCCACCCGCGGCGAGGTCTGCAACCGGCTGGGCGAGGCCTACGACATCGGCGAGGTCGACGAGCTCGCCGAGGCGCTCACCGCCCGCCTGGAGGCGCTGCTGGCCTCCCCCGCCCACCGCGCTGGCCGCGCCGCGTGAGATTCGGAGGACGCCATGCCGCCGCACCGCACCCGCCCCGCTGAGCCGCACGAGGTCATCGAGGAGCTGGCCGCCGTCTTCCTGGCCGCGGCCACCGTCCCCCGGCGGCGCCCGCCCACCGCGCGCCGGGTGCTGCGCGGCATCGCCGCCGGCGCGGCCCAGGCGCTGATCGGGCTGCCGCTGGCGCTGGTCCTGATCGCCCTGCTGGCTCACCTGACCCGGTAGGCGCCCCTCGCGCCCCGACACATCGTCGGGGCGCGGGAGGGGCCGCCCGGCCCTGCCCCCCTGCGAGAGGAGCACCGGATGCACATCACCCTGCCCGCACCCTGCTGGGTCCTCACCGACGGCGGCGAGACCCGCCACTACCCCTCCCAGGAGGCGGCGCTGGCCCGCCGCCCCGGATCCGCGCCCGTCCGGCGCGGAGCGCCGTGCGTGGACCTGCTGTGCCCCGGCTGCGGCGCCAGCCCGTCGGAGGGGGACTACCACTACCCGACCGTCCCCGAGGCGGTCTATGAGGCGGTGTGCGGCGGCTGGCAGGTCCGCGCGGACCGGGCCCGCTGCCCGCGCTGCGCCCCTGATGAGGCCGGCCTTTGACGGCCGGGCCCCTGCTGAGAGGAGACGAGGATGCGTGTGCGCGTGGAGGCGGCCGCGCTGGCCGCCCAGACCGCCTGGGCAGGGCGGGTGCTGCCCGCCCGGCCGAGCGTGCCGGTACTGGCCGGGCTGCTGCTGCAGGCCGGCCCCGACGGGCTGGAGGTGGCCGCCTACGACTACGAGACCGCCGCCCGCGCGGCCGTGGAGGCGCAGGTGGCCCAGGAAGGGCGGGTGCTGCTGCCCGGCGCGGTGCTGGCCGCGGCCACCGCCGCCCTGCCCGAGGGGGAGGCGGTCCTGGAGGTCGACGCCGCCGCGGCCGTGCTGTCCTGCGGCGGCGCCACCTACCGGATCCCGGTGCTGGCCGTGGAGGACTACCCGGATGTGCCCCGGCCGGGGGCGGCCGCGGGGCGGGCCCAGGGCCTGCGCGGCGGGGTCGAGCGCACCGCGGTGGCCGCCGACCCGGCCAGCGCGCTGCCGGTGCTGACCGGGGTGCGGCTGCGCACCACCCCGGACGGGCTGGAGGCCTCGGCCACCGACCGCTACCGGGCCGCCCGGGCCCGCATCGGCTGGACGCCGGCCGCCGATGCGGGCGAACTCGACGTGCTCGCCCCGGCCGGCAGGCTCGCCTGGGCCGCCAAGACCATCGACGCCGACGAGGTGGAGGTCGGGTCGGAGCAGGGGGTGGTGTGGGTGGCCGACGCCCGCCGGGCGGTGCTGATGCGCACCATCGACGCCGACCCGCCGGACCTCGATCGGTTTATGGCCCCGCCCTCCGGCGGGGTGGTGATCGAGGCGCAGGCGGAGGAGCTGGCGGCGGCGGTGCGCCGCGCGGCGGTGATGTGCGCCAAGACCACCCCCATCCGCCTGGAGGGCGCCGAGGAGGAGCACCTGGTGCTCCTCGCCGAGGACCCCGACGGGGGCGGCGCCGTCCGCGCCCAGGCCCCGGCCCGCGTCAGCGGCCTGGACGCCCTCACCGGGCCTGTGGCGTGGAACCCGCGGTTCCTGCTGGACGCGCTGGGGGCGCTGCGGTCGGCGCGGGTGCGCCTGGCCGCCGCCGACACCGCCAAGCCCTGCCTGCTCACCCCGCTGGATGAGGACGGGCGGGCGGAGCAGGGCTATGCGCACCTGGTGATGTGCGTGCGCCTGAGCACATGAGAGGAGGAGAGAGAGCCGATGGCGATCGAAGTGAGGCGCCCGCTGCGCGCCGCCCCGGGGCCCGCGCCCCTGCACCTCGGCGCGGCCGACCGGTCCTGGCCGCGGTGCTGACCACCGACCCCTCCCGCCTGGGCCCGCAGCGGGCGCTGCGGCAGGACCGGCTGCGCAACCTCTTGAGCGGTACCGCCGTGGCCGGAGAACCCCGCCGGTAGGCGCCTGTGCCGCCCCGCGCGCTGCGGGGCGGTGCGGGGGCCGACCGGCCCGCCCACACCGAGTAGAGGAGCACCCATGACCACGACCATCATCAAGGCGCACCAGGTCCCCTCCCCCCGCGGCGGGAAGCGCGCGCGGGCCGCTTGGACCCCGACCCCCGGCGCCACCCCCATCGACGCAATGCGCACCGCGCTGGTGCGCCTCGACGCCATCACCACCCTGCTCACCCGGGAGCGGATCGCCCACCGCATGGAGGCCGTCCTGGCCCAGACCAGCCCCGAGGCGCTGGTGGAGGCCTACACCGTCGACCTCCTCAATGCCAACCCCAGGATCGAGAACGAGTGCGGCACCCTGATCTACACCTACTGGGAGATGCACCAGGCCATCGGGGAGTGGCCCACCCCCCGCACCATCGCCGAGTTCAGCCTCGACGCCGCCGACGGCCGCATCCGGGCCCGCGACGTCGTCGGAGACAGGGGCGCCCCCGGCGGCCGGCTGTTCTACGGCCGCTGGCCCCTCCCGATCTACCCCATCGTCCTGGACGTCCTGCTGGACGGCGTGGGCGAGGGCCCCGTGGGCCTGAAGGAGACCTCGCCGGAGCGGCTGGCTGAGGCGGCGCCGGAGGCCGAGGCGCTGCTGCACCGGCTCCCCCAGCTGGCCGGCGTCCCGCTGGCGGAGATGGGCTCCGCCGGGGCCCGGATCTCCGAGCGGGCCCGGCTCGCGGCGGCCGCGGCCTGACCGTCGGTGGTAGGCACCGGGCTCCACTGCGGAGCCCGGCCCATGGAAGGAGGGAAAGTGCCGCGACGGATTCGAGCCGCCCGGACGGGGGCGGCCCCTCTGGCTCCGGGGACCCGGTGGGCCTGGCAGGACGCCGCTGAATGCCGCGACGAACCGATCACACTGTTCTTCGGCCCGCCCGGCGAGCGGGCCCCGGAGCGGGAGGTCCGCGAGCGCAGGGCCAAGGAGATCTGCGCGACCTGCCCGGTGCGCCCCGAGTGCCTGGACTACGCCATCGCGCGCCCGGAGAAGTACGGCACCTGGGGCGGGCTGGGCGAGGAGGAGCGCGCCTCCGAGCGGCGCAACCGGACCCGCCGCCGCGGCCGCCCCGGGCGGCGGGCCGCCTGAAAACGACGGGCCCGCAGGAGAGATTGCCGCTCTCCTGCGGGCCCTCGGGGCCGCGGCGGCTCCTGACCGGAACCCTCCCGCCGCGCCCCGACCCCCTGCACGCCCCGTGACGAGCCGGAGGAGGTGAAACCGATGGTAATCCCGATCCGCCCCGCCGCGCCCACGGCGGAGGCGGTCGTCGCCGGGACGGGGCGCTGCCCCGGCTGCGGCGCACTGATCGACGTCACCCGGCAGGCGTCCTGTGAGGACTGCGGGCGCCGCACCTACACCCGGCGGTGAGAAGTACCCGCCGCAGCTGAGCGGGACGCCGCCGGTCTGGCCGTGTGCCGGCCCCGAACACGACGGAGGGCCCGCAGGATCCCTGCGGGCCCTCGGCGCCGGGATCAGTCCCCGGCGCGGCCGGTCCGTCCCTTGCGCCAGCCCTGCCCGCGCCGGGCGGCGACCCAGGCTTCGAACGTCTCCCGCTTCCACACCGGCGAGCGCCCCACCCGGTCGTCGGGCTCGGGCAGATCGCCCCGGGTGACGTAGCGGTGGACGCTCGCGCGCTTGATTCCCAGGGCGTCGGCGACGTCCTGGCTGCTCATGTAGCCCTCGATCATGCCCTGAAAATACGTTGTCCTGTTCACATTGACAATCCGAGCGGGACCCGCATAGCGTTGTCTATGTCAACAGGACAACGTGAGTTGTCGTCGAAGGGAGCGCCATGACCGCCGACCCCACCGCCGTCCTCCTCACCATCGCGGCGCTGACCGCGGGCCACCACGCCGGGGACTACTGGCTGCAGTCCGACCACCAGGCCGTGACGAAGGGCCGGTGCGACCACGCCGGCCGCCGGGCCTGCGCGGGCCACGTCGCGAGCCTCACCCTCGCCCAGCTCGTACTCCTGGCGCTGGTCGCGGTGGTCACCGGCACCGGGCTGGACCCTGTCGCCGCCGCCCTGGGGCTCGGAGTCAACGCCGCGAGCCACTACTGGGCGGACCGCCGCGCCACACTGCGCGGCCTGGTCCTGGCGACCGAGCGCTTCACCCACAAGCTGCGCTTCCACGACGAGTTCGGCGGCGCGGCGCACATGGACCAGGCCTGGCACATCGCCTGGATCGTGCCGGCCGCGCTGATCGCGGCCTCCCCCGCCCCGCTCGCCCTCCTCCTCGCCGCCGCCTCCGCCGCCCTCCTGGCCGCCGCCGACATCACCTCCCGGCGGGCCCGCGCCCGCGAGGCCGCCTCCACCTCCTCCTGACCCCGGCCGGTGCCTCTGCCGCCCCGCCCGTCCTGCGGGGCGGCGGGGGGACCGACCGGACACCCCGGACGGCCACCGAAAGGAGACCCATGGCAGACACCTGCAAGACCTGCGGCGGCACCGGCTACATGTCCTCCGGCCTGCCCTGCCGACCCTGCCAGGCCAGCCGGCCCTCCCCTCCGTGCCGGCCCTGCAGTGAGGGCCGGCCCTACGGAGACGGGCTGCACACCTGCCGGCTCTGACCCGGCCGCTGCCCCTCGCCCCCACGCCGAGCGCGTGGGGGCGGGAGGGAGCCGACCGGCCCGCACACCCTGACCCCCTTGTGGAGGAGCCCATGACCGTGATCCGCACCACCGCCCACGGCCTGGCCCGCGCCCTGGGCGCGGCCGACGCCCACCGGGCCGGCCACCGCGACCTCGACCTGGACGCCGTCCGCCTGGAGATCACCCCCGGCGCCCTCCTCGCCATCGGCACCGACCGCTACACCCTGGCCGCCGCTGCGGGAGGGGGTCAGTGATGGCGCACCTGCCCAGGACCATCTACGCACTCCAGTGCGACGCCCCCCGCTGCCACGCGATCCTGCGCGACACCCTCGGCGACGAGCTGCTGGTCTGGGGGCTCGACCTCTCCCGCGACGAGACCCAATGGGCTTCCGAGGAGGGGTGGCTGACCACCCCGACGCGGAGGGCCTACTGCCCCGACCACGCCGCCGAGGTCATCGACGTCGCGGTCGAGCAGACCGCCCTGGACCTCATGGGCGCCGACCCGATCCCCGGACTCGACCTGCCCGGCTGACCGGCCGGCGCCTGTACCGCCCCGCCCGTCCTGCGGGGCGGTGCGGGGGCCGCCCGGCCCAACTCCTGACGCAGCCCCCGCCCGCACCGAGGAATCCGGTGCGGGCGGGGGCTTTTTTATGCGTTTTTAGGCTCGGCGCCCTGCGCCGATCCGCCATGCTGGGCCCATGGACACCACCTCTCCGCCCGGCCCCGTCGACGTCAACGACGCCGCCGAAGCGGTCGTGACCGCGCTCCGGGACCTGGCCACTTCGGTCGAGGCCGGAGGAGTGC
This portion of the Nocardiopsis composta genome encodes:
- a CDS encoding DNA polymerase III subunit beta; the protein is MRVRVEAAALAAQTAWAGRVLPARPSVPVLAGLLLQAGPDGLEVAAYDYETAARAAVEAQVAQEGRVLLPGAVLAAATAALPEGEAVLEVDAAAAVLSCGGATYRIPVLAVEDYPDVPRPGAAAGRAQGLRGGVERTAVAADPASALPVLTGVRLRTTPDGLEASATDRYRAARARIGWTPAADAGELDVLAPAGRLAWAAKTIDADEVEVGSEQGVVWVADARRAVLMRTIDADPPDLDRFMAPPSGGVVIEAQAEELAAAVRRAAVMCAKTTPIRLEGAEEEHLVLLAEDPDGGGAVRAQAPARVSGLDALTGPVAWNPRFLLDALGALRSARVRLAAADTAKPCLLTPLDEDGRAEQGYAHLVMCVRLST
- a CDS encoding type IV secretory system conjugative DNA transfer family protein, encoding MTTDTAPTEGAAAPGRRLAGMPAIERIRARLHAADEAALRNRLRLQLQPWYAAAAVVGLGLVQELAQWVGASPGATATANALAISTTLGALAAIGRGRYSEIRDWLRAHPLRGTAAGAASWGWLVAASLADWADAAGLAQAGVVALVVLAAHWWRTHRPGHTITERVEPDLDVEEGPTGVAAQIAAEWQSSVVPRGGAYTNTFLSDYVKLDFAHEWTINFDGRHGRGAASVSVEEIAFALDKDPTTLIVEPHPDSQRRALLRWVESSPVIGHVTPEPEYPFAIGGRPLWRWEEQGRYPEGRATIGLYGDGVGAHDWLTYRSGRMFGGFVYGGTGAGKGILLALLQLAWRASGVTAVWTLDGSEAGDSYKGDLVDYADWDRTHGPGQARQALEAAYALMCDRGLGTRKGEFIPTPEDPGLVLILDECHNLLTNDENRDYPPGDFRRWSNTKLASEIARRGGKCGVVVVLATQDATLKAFGGDNVLRNSILQGNCLIMRGEKGAASLLNAKVNAAALQSGGGYAYAVATTDESGKEISRAAVLRCGYIHHDDYPHYFGQLGDVRLGGAARRIVDDYTAGDYSAAAETSVAEIKQQEDARREAYLRGEMALEEYLPHLFGLGEATASAPPAAGGGGQVPADLLPGSMPDITEFLAAVPAAADIDPPPPAPEPRPAPQPPRAVPGRLQGAQAAVYAAVAAGAHTTAEVLTALEGRYSPSAIKGALKALAEGGDLVKAGHGRYTLPALDRAG
- a CDS encoding helix-turn-helix transcriptional regulator, whose product is MIEGYMSSQDVADALGIKRASVHRYVTRGDLPEPDDRVGRSPVWKRETFEAWVAARRGQGWRKGRTGRAGD
- a CDS encoding WhiB family transcriptional regulator — its product is MAPGTRWAWQDAAECRDEPITLFFGPPGERAPEREVRERRAKEICATCPVRPECLDYAIARPEKYGTWGGLGEEERASERRNRTRRRGRPGRRAA